In Primulina eburnea isolate SZY01 chromosome 5, ASM2296580v1, whole genome shotgun sequence, a single window of DNA contains:
- the LOC140832421 gene encoding cytochrome P450 76A2-like, protein MQWELTIVYSCLLVAVSILFVLRQQRSSATGRLPPGPPGWPVFGNMFDLGSMPHKTLAGLREDYGPVVWLRIGSINTMVLLTAEAATELFKNHDANFAERTITEVMKVHDFNKAAVSLAPYGQYWRVMKRVMTVEMLVQKKINETTAIRRRCIAEMVEWIGKEATVNSTVSPAGIDVARYVFLASFNMLGNLMLSRDLVSPESAEGSEFFSAMNEFMEWSGHPNIVDLFPWLKWLDPQGLRRKAEEGMGRIMKIVGQFVAERLKEQNVAEGNKDFLEVLLASEGNGRGNGGDKISDHDLNIIIMEVFLAGSETTSGSTEWAMVELLSHPETMTKAKNELAQVVGKSNKFDENHIENLPYLQAVIKETLRLHPPIPFLVPRKAIENADFMGYKIPKNTQVFVNAWAIGRDPACWDDPLSFKPERFLGSKIDYKGQHYELIPFGAGRRICAGIPLAHRMLHLVLGSLLHEFDWGVNEIGRKGLVDSRERMGVTVRKLVPLEAMPTKCSI, encoded by the exons ATGCAGTGGGAGTTGACCATCGTCTATTCTTGCCTTCTCGTTGCCGTATCTATTCTCTTCGTCCTCCGCCAGCAGCGGAGCTCTGCCACCGGGAGGCTGCCGCCAGGTCCACCGGGATGGCCAGTGTTCGGAAACATGTTCGACCTCGGTTCCATGCCGCACAAAACTCTAGCTGGGCTACGGGAAGATTATGGTCCAGTTGTCTGGCTAAGGATCGGCTCTATCAACACAATGGTGCTGCTCACCGCCGAAGCCGCGACGGAATTGTTCAAGAATCACGATGCGAACTTCGCAGAGCGAACGATCACGGAGGTGATGAAGGTTCATGACTTCAACAAGGCGGCTGTCTCCCTCGCCCCATACGGTCAATACTGGCGGGTGATGAAGCGTGTGATGACTGTTGAAATGTTGGTTCAGAAAAAGATCAACGAGACCACCGCTATCCGGAGGCGGTGCATTGCAGAAATGGTGGAATGGATTGGAAAAGAAGCCACCGTCAACAGTACAGTCTCCCCCGCTGGGATAGACGTGGCGCGGTATGTGTTCTTGGCTTCTTTCAACATGCTGGGGAATTTAATGCTGTCCCGTGATCTGGTGAGCCCTGAATCGGCGGAAGGGTCCGAGTTTTTTTCGGCCATGAATGAGTTTATGGAGTGGTCGGGGCATCCGAACATCGTCGATCTGTTTCCATGGCTGAAATGGCTGGATCCGCAGGGTCTGAGGCGAAAAGCTGAGGAAGGGATGGGGAGGATAATGAAGATTGTGGGGCAATTCGTGGCGGAGAGGTTGAAGGAGCAAAACGTTGCAGAAGGGAATAAGGATTTTCTGGAAGTGTTGCTGGCAAGTGAAGGGAATGGAAGAGGGAATGGGGGTGATAAGATTTCAGACCACGACTTAAATATAATTATCATG GAGGTGTTTCTGGCCGGTTCAGAAACAACAAGCGGCAGCACCGAGTGGGCCATGGTCGAGCTGCTCAGCCATCCGGAGACAATGACGAAGGCCAAAAACGAACTCGCCCAGGTAGTCGGAAAGAGCAACAAATTTGACGAGAATCACATCGAAAATCTACCATACTTGCAAGCTGTGATAAAGGAAACTCTCAGACTACATCCTCCGATTCCATTCCTGGTTCCTCGAAAAGCAATTGAAAATGCCGACTTCATGGGATACAAAATTCCCAAAAACACGCAGGTTTTCGTGAACGCTTGGGCGATCGGAAGGGACCCGGCTTGCTGGGATGACCCTTTATCTTTCAAACCGGAAAGATTTTTAGGCTCGAAGATTGATTACAAAGGGCAGCATTACGAGCTGATTCCTTTCGGCGCTGGCAGGAGGATATGTGCCGGGATTCCTCTGGCTCACCGAATGCTTCACCTTGTGTTGGGTTCTTTGCTCCATGAGTTTGACTGGGGAGTTAATGAGATTGGTCGGAAAGGATTGGTGGACTCGAGAGAGAGGATGGGGGTGACTGTCCGGAAATTGGTGCCGCTGGAAGCCATGCCTACAAAATGCTCGATATGA